From the Candidatus Binatia bacterium genome, one window contains:
- a CDS encoding shikimate dehydrogenase, whose product MRGSTRVVGIVGDPVAHSLSPVMHNAAFAALGLDWVYVAFPVKAVGLRAALRALPALGIAGVNVTVPHKEAALSIVDEASPLAQRVGAVNTIVVRGSRLWGENTDVFGVRQSLRRLRLRGSTAVVIGAGGAARAVLAALEQAGVQRVVLANRTLARAQALRRRFSTGEFIVEAHPLAALRNPASLQHARLVINTTSVGLHGEPFPPMAIEATPPNCLFFDLIYGRETAFLQQAARFRRPTLDGVEMLLHQGAAAFRLWTGRRPPLAVMRQALQAAILHR is encoded by the coding sequence GTGCGGGGCTCGACGCGCGTCGTGGGCATTGTCGGAGATCCTGTCGCGCACTCGCTATCGCCGGTGATGCACAATGCCGCTTTTGCCGCACTCGGGCTCGACTGGGTATACGTGGCTTTTCCAGTAAAGGCCGTTGGGCTCCGCGCCGCGCTGCGTGCCCTGCCTGCTCTCGGCATTGCTGGGGTGAATGTCACCGTGCCGCACAAGGAGGCCGCGTTGTCGATCGTTGACGAAGCTTCGCCTCTTGCACAGCGAGTGGGCGCTGTGAACACCATCGTGGTGCGCGGCAGCCGTTTGTGGGGAGAGAACACCGACGTCTTCGGCGTCCGCCAATCGTTGCGGCGGCTGCGGTTGCGCGGTAGCACGGCGGTAGTCATCGGCGCAGGCGGCGCGGCGCGCGCTGTTCTCGCGGCACTCGAGCAAGCCGGTGTGCAACGGGTGGTGCTTGCCAATCGCACCCTGGCCCGCGCCCAGGCATTGCGCCGCCGCTTTTCGACGGGGGAGTTTATCGTCGAAGCGCATCCGCTTGCAGCGCTGCGCAACCCAGCTTCGTTGCAGCACGCGCGGCTGGTGATCAACACGACATCGGTGGGCTTGCACGGCGAGCCGTTCCCGCCAATGGCTATCGAAGCCACCCCGCCGAATTGCCTGTTCTTCGATTTGATTTACGGGCGGGAAACTGCCTTTTTGCAGCAGGCGGCCCGCTTCCGACGCCCGACGCTCGATGGCGTGGAGATGCTGCTGCATCAAGGGGCCGCGGCGTTCCGACTGTGGACCGGGCGCCGTCCGCCTTTGGCAGTGATGCGGCAAGCCTTGCAAGCGGCAATCCTGCATAGGTGA
- a CDS encoding SH3 domain-containing protein — protein MELEREQSCPEEESLLAYGLGLADEETAGSVEHHLEHCDACLSALALARQRLRQLESAGGIAVPPHIVEQVAATPHRAAATAVADAPAATLARRVRLPLPPRPVLSWALAAGVLLVVGVQIGSWQVTRAPERRTRAVVVEQPIRVSAATALVRREPHPQAEVVATLRRGDAVTVGSEEREWYRVSLPDGTEGWVEQDAFR, from the coding sequence ATGGAGCTTGAACGAGAGCAAAGCTGCCCTGAGGAAGAAAGCTTGCTGGCTTACGGCTTGGGCTTGGCCGATGAGGAAACCGCGGGCTCGGTCGAACATCACCTCGAGCACTGCGATGCCTGTTTGAGTGCCTTGGCCCTCGCACGCCAGCGGTTGCGGCAACTCGAGAGTGCCGGCGGCATCGCGGTGCCGCCGCACATCGTGGAGCAGGTGGCAGCCACCCCCCACCGTGCGGCTGCCACAGCGGTGGCGGACGCGCCTGCAGCAACCCTTGCTCGGCGTGTCCGCCTACCGCTCCCCCCGCGACCAGTGTTGTCTTGGGCGCTGGCCGCGGGCGTTCTGCTGGTGGTGGGCGTGCAAATCGGGAGCTGGCAGGTGACGCGCGCACCCGAGCGGAGGACCCGCGCGGTGGTCGTCGAGCAACCAATCAGAGTATCCGCGGCCACCGCGCTGGTACGCCGCGAGCCGCATCCACAGGCCGAAGTGGTGGCCACGTTGCGACGCGGTGATGCCGTTACGGTTGGAAGCGAGGAGCGAGAATGGTATCGGGTGTCGCTGCCTGATGGCACCGAAGGATGGGTGGAACAGGACGCCTTTCGTTAA